The following are encoded in a window of Salinibacter grassmerensis genomic DNA:
- the hrcA gene encoding heat-inducible transcriptional repressor HrcA, whose amino-acid sequence MSPVDANDDRPSLSERERDILRLVIEQFVDTAGPVGSRSLAKDANVELSPASIRNTMADLEDMGYLDHPYTSAGRVPTRLGYRTFVDELMDTPALSEVEREVLKVKLARLVSDTDELLSESTRLLSKLTNLLGIALTPRLSTAMLDRLDIVPLSGSRLMFVLSVQGGLVKTVVLSFEPDLQRAKIDRIVSTLNERLAGLTLHEIRDTYEERLEDLPDETGLIALVLDEASILFSEPDEGRLQFDGTQNILSQPEFQEPDEMRHLIETIEDEDRVVQVIENLFEANPDAVGQAVVRIGSETDREEMDAYSIVMSPYQLGDTVGSLGVIGPKRMDYGRAVALVENMAAVVNRPGDDEATDSSVPS is encoded by the coding sequence GTGAGCCCTGTTGACGCGAACGACGACCGGCCGTCCCTCAGCGAGCGTGAGCGCGACATCCTCCGCCTCGTCATTGAGCAATTCGTCGACACGGCGGGGCCTGTGGGGTCGCGGTCGCTGGCCAAGGACGCGAACGTAGAGCTGAGCCCCGCCTCCATCCGCAACACCATGGCGGACCTGGAGGACATGGGCTACCTGGACCACCCGTACACCTCTGCCGGCCGCGTGCCCACCCGACTCGGGTACCGCACGTTTGTCGACGAGCTTATGGACACGCCGGCCCTTTCGGAAGTGGAGCGGGAGGTGCTCAAGGTCAAATTGGCCCGTCTCGTCAGCGATACCGACGAACTACTGAGTGAGAGCACCCGTCTGCTGAGCAAGCTCACCAACCTGCTCGGGATCGCCCTCACGCCCCGTCTCTCCACCGCCATGCTGGACCGGCTCGACATTGTCCCGCTGTCCGGTTCGCGCCTCATGTTTGTGTTGAGCGTGCAGGGGGGGCTCGTGAAGACAGTCGTCCTCAGCTTTGAGCCGGACCTGCAGCGGGCCAAGATAGACCGCATCGTGTCGACCCTGAACGAGCGCCTCGCCGGCCTAACCCTGCACGAGATCCGCGACACCTACGAGGAGCGCCTTGAGGATCTGCCCGACGAGACAGGGCTCATCGCCCTCGTTCTCGACGAGGCGTCGATCCTCTTCAGTGAGCCGGATGAAGGTCGCCTGCAGTTTGACGGCACGCAGAACATTCTGTCTCAGCCCGAATTCCAGGAGCCTGATGAAATGCGGCACCTCATCGAAACCATTGAAGATGAGGACCGCGTTGTGCAAGTGATTGAGAACCTATTTGAGGCCAATCCCGACGCCGTGGGACAGGCTGTCGTCCGCATCGGGAGCGAGACCGATCGGGAGGAGATGGACGCCTACTCCATCGTTATGTCCCCGTACCAGCTCGGTGACACGGTGGGCTCCCTCGGCGTCATCGGGCCCAAACGAATGGACTACGGCCGCGCCGTGGCCCTCGTCGAAAACATGGCCGCCGTCGTAAATCGGCCTGGGGACGACGAGGCGACGGACTCTTCCGTTCCGTCCTAG
- a CDS encoding acyl-CoA thioesterase, whose translation MAYTYSHAHRVRYRECDPMGVVYHTHYLDYFEVARTEALRHAGIRYRDLEADGIIMPVVHVEVDYHGPAHYDDQLIIEAHFEQMPTVRVPIGYTVHRDGEDDALVTGHTTLCFTDAEAGEPVRAPAAVRDAFAPLLED comes from the coding sequence ATGGCCTATACGTACTCGCATGCCCACCGCGTCCGGTACCGAGAGTGTGACCCGATGGGGGTGGTGTACCATACGCACTACCTCGACTACTTTGAGGTCGCCCGGACGGAGGCCCTCCGCCACGCGGGGATCCGCTACCGGGACCTCGAGGCCGACGGCATCATCATGCCGGTTGTGCACGTGGAGGTTGACTACCACGGCCCGGCCCACTACGACGACCAGCTCATCATAGAGGCCCACTTCGAACAGATGCCCACCGTGCGCGTCCCCATCGGCTACACGGTGCATCGCGATGGAGAGGACGACGCACTCGTGACCGGGCACACCACGCTCTGCTTCACGGACGCGGAAGCAGGGGAGCCCGTTCGCGCTCCGGCGGCGGTCCGGGACGCCTTTGCACCGCTCCTTGAGGACTAG
- a CDS encoding flavin reductase family protein codes for MAEDEPSTFRASMGRVPSPVVVVTARGAEEARGITIGSFSSVALDPPLVSFNVGRDSSMFEVMEHCDRFAVHMLGEDQAHLAKQFAIPGLSGPEQFEAVPHERDAHGTPILEGGSGVLHCRPHDSISAGDHYLYVGRVVEVEERPDQGAVLYYKSDYRGVGKELPSTRLAPVKRASNDSS; via the coding sequence ATGGCCGAAGACGAACCAAGCACATTTCGGGCGTCGATGGGCCGGGTGCCGTCGCCCGTTGTCGTGGTGACGGCCCGGGGGGCCGAAGAAGCCCGCGGCATCACGATCGGGTCCTTTTCAAGCGTTGCGCTCGACCCGCCGCTCGTGAGCTTCAACGTGGGCCGCGACTCGAGCATGTTTGAGGTGATGGAGCACTGTGATCGGTTTGCGGTGCACATGCTCGGAGAAGACCAGGCGCACCTTGCGAAGCAGTTTGCCATCCCCGGCCTCAGCGGCCCCGAGCAGTTTGAGGCGGTGCCCCACGAGCGCGACGCGCATGGCACGCCGATTCTTGAAGGCGGCTCAGGCGTCCTCCACTGCCGCCCACACGACTCAATCTCGGCCGGCGACCACTACCTGTACGTCGGGCGCGTTGTGGAGGTGGAGGAGCGTCCGGATCAGGGAGCAGTGCTGTACTACAAGAGTGACTACCGGGGCGTGGGCAAGGAGCTCCCGTCGACCCGGTTGGCCCCCGTGAAGCGCGCGTCCAACGACTCGTCCTGA
- a CDS encoding VOC family protein → MAQIEHAALWTSDLDRAREFYETYFDAEAGARYRNEQKDFTSYFLSFDSGARLELMHTSDLEEASASEGAELEGYDHIALSVGSEAEVDRRTSTLRRAGYEVVGEPRRTGDGYYESVVLDPDGNRVEITV, encoded by the coding sequence ATGGCACAGATCGAACACGCTGCCCTCTGGACCTCCGATCTCGACCGAGCCCGCGAATTTTACGAGACCTATTTCGACGCCGAGGCCGGGGCGAGGTACCGGAACGAGCAGAAGGACTTCACCTCGTATTTCCTCTCGTTCGACTCGGGGGCTCGCCTTGAACTCATGCACACCTCAGACCTGGAGGAGGCCTCCGCGTCCGAAGGGGCTGAGCTGGAGGGATACGACCACATCGCCCTGTCCGTCGGCTCGGAGGCCGAGGTAGACCGGCGGACGAGTACATTGCGGCGCGCCGGATACGAGGTGGTGGGGGAACCCCGGCGAACCGGGGACGGCTATTACGAGAGCGTCGTACTCGACCCAGATGGGAACCGAGTCGAGATCACGGTCTAG
- a CDS encoding serpin family protein, protein MVIGVGCDSTGPTDPEDAPPPRPLTATEQNVVDTDNAFGLTLLRSTVDAEDPSKNVFLSLLSVSMVLGMTLNGARGETRAAMETALEKQDLSPAELNDAYRGLIDLLKGLDPDVDVALANSIWYCEGLPVEEAFIDTNRTHFDAEVAALDFAAPSAADRINGWVNDETRGNIPKIVLDPIPPEIVMYLINATYFEGPWRDQFDPSNTEPGAFRRTDGSTVTVPMMEKMEEVVHPTYTADQFRALDIAYGDSLYSMTILLPRDDASVEGVVNSLDTETWAQVTEGLSPRSLRRLEMPTFTLRYEKALNDVLTDLGMGVAFTNAANFRDIADTALAISEVKHKTFLRVDEAGTEASAATSVGIEVTSAPPSFVVDRPFVVAIRENHSGTILFLGTVMDPTAE, encoded by the coding sequence CTGGTCATTGGAGTCGGCTGCGACTCGACCGGCCCCACCGACCCGGAAGACGCACCGCCGCCGCGGCCCCTCACGGCCACCGAGCAGAATGTCGTCGACACCGACAACGCATTCGGGCTCACGCTTCTCCGGTCCACTGTGGATGCGGAGGACCCATCGAAGAACGTATTCCTCTCTCTCCTCAGCGTGTCGATGGTTCTCGGCATGACCCTGAACGGAGCGCGCGGCGAGACCCGTGCGGCCATGGAGACGGCGCTGGAGAAGCAGGACCTGTCGCCCGCCGAGCTCAACGACGCCTACCGCGGGCTTATCGACCTGCTGAAAGGGCTCGATCCGGACGTGGACGTCGCGCTTGCCAACTCGATCTGGTACTGCGAGGGCCTCCCGGTGGAGGAGGCCTTCATCGACACGAACCGGACCCACTTCGACGCCGAGGTGGCCGCACTCGACTTTGCCGCCCCCTCCGCCGCCGACCGGATTAACGGATGGGTGAACGACGAGACGCGCGGAAACATCCCGAAAATCGTTCTCGATCCCATCCCGCCCGAAATCGTGATGTATCTCATCAACGCCACGTACTTCGAGGGCCCGTGGCGTGACCAATTTGATCCGTCGAACACCGAGCCGGGCGCCTTTCGTCGGACCGACGGCTCCACTGTGACGGTGCCGATGATGGAGAAAATGGAGGAGGTGGTACACCCTACGTACACGGCCGATCAGTTTCGGGCCTTAGACATCGCGTACGGCGACAGCCTCTACAGCATGACAATCCTGCTCCCCCGCGACGACGCCTCGGTCGAAGGGGTCGTCAACAGCCTCGATACAGAGACATGGGCCCAGGTGACCGAGGGGCTGTCTCCACGGTCACTCCGTCGGCTAGAGATGCCGACGTTCACGCTCCGCTACGAGAAGGCCCTCAATGATGTCCTCACCGATCTTGGCATGGGCGTCGCCTTTACAAACGCGGCCAACTTCCGCGACATCGCCGACACGGCACTCGCAATCAGCGAGGTGAAGCACAAGACGTTTCTCCGCGTCGACGAGGCGGGCACGGAGGCGAGCGCGGCCACGTCGGTCGGGATCGAGGTTACGTCCGCTCCGCCCTCGTTCGTCGTAGACCGGCCCTTCGTAGTTGCCATTCGAGAAAACCACTCCGGTACAATTCTCTTCCTCGGCACTGTTATGGATCCGACCGCGGAGTGA
- the dnaJ gene encoding molecular chaperone DnaJ — protein sequence MPRDYYDILEVDEDASDKEIKKAYRKKAMEYHPDRNPDDPEAEQKFKEASEAYEVLSDSEKRQRYDQFGHDGVDSGASGGRRGRGRGFHDIEDIFDAFSDIFGGAQGGGRGRGRSERGRGRPGSDLRVSLSLTLEEIAEGTEKNLRLQKYLECESCDGTGAEGGMGGQNFSMCPKCDGTGEIRQVSRSVFGQVVNVQPCPRCEGEGRIIDNLCDDCGGEGRVQGEESISINVPPGVMEGNYLTLGDAGNAGLRGGPSGDLRIEIEEEPHEHFERDGLDIYYDLHLSFPEAALGTEVDVPTLEGEARLEVESGVQAGKILRMRDRGLPDLEGSGQGDEMIRVHVWTPQDLTEEEKELLDQLQEHDNFQPQPPEEDTQKSFFRRVSDVFS from the coding sequence ATGCCGCGCGACTATTACGACATCCTCGAGGTCGACGAAGACGCCTCCGACAAAGAGATCAAGAAGGCCTACCGGAAGAAGGCGATGGAGTACCACCCGGATCGCAATCCGGACGATCCGGAGGCCGAGCAGAAGTTCAAGGAGGCATCGGAGGCGTATGAGGTCCTGTCGGACTCGGAGAAGCGCCAGCGCTACGACCAGTTCGGCCATGATGGGGTCGACAGTGGGGCGAGCGGCGGCCGGCGAGGCCGTGGGCGCGGCTTCCACGACATTGAAGACATTTTCGATGCCTTCAGTGACATCTTTGGCGGGGCCCAGGGGGGAGGCCGCGGGCGCGGTCGGTCGGAGCGAGGACGAGGACGCCCGGGCAGCGACCTCCGCGTGTCGCTCTCACTGACTCTCGAGGAGATTGCGGAGGGCACCGAAAAGAACCTCCGGCTTCAGAAGTACCTGGAGTGTGAGTCGTGTGATGGCACTGGCGCCGAAGGGGGCATGGGCGGGCAGAATTTCTCGATGTGCCCGAAGTGTGACGGCACCGGCGAAATCCGTCAGGTCTCCCGCTCCGTGTTCGGGCAGGTCGTCAACGTGCAGCCGTGTCCCCGGTGCGAGGGGGAGGGGCGCATCATCGACAACCTGTGTGACGACTGCGGCGGCGAAGGGCGCGTGCAGGGCGAAGAGTCGATTTCGATCAATGTGCCGCCGGGCGTGATGGAGGGCAACTACCTCACCCTGGGCGACGCGGGCAATGCAGGCCTCCGCGGCGGACCCAGTGGCGACCTCCGGATTGAGATTGAGGAGGAGCCCCACGAGCACTTCGAGCGGGACGGGCTCGACATCTATTACGACCTTCACCTGTCTTTCCCGGAGGCCGCGCTCGGCACCGAGGTGGACGTTCCCACCCTGGAGGGCGAGGCCCGACTGGAGGTCGAGTCCGGCGTGCAGGCCGGCAAGATCCTCCGCATGCGAGACCGGGGCCTGCCGGACCTGGAAGGGAGCGGGCAGGGCGATGAGATGATCCGCGTGCACGTCTGGACACCGCAGGATCTCACCGAAGAAGAGAAGGAACTCCTCGACCAGCTCCAGGAGCACGACAACTTTCAGCCCCAGCCCCCGGAGGAGGATACCCAGAAGTCGTTCTTCCGCCGCGTCTCTGACGTCTTCTCGTGA
- a CDS encoding acetyl-CoA carboxylase carboxyltransferase subunit alpha: MADDEHLLDFEKPLVELEDKLTEMRELNAETQDDLSNEIEALEERVEQLRTSIYRNLTRWQRVQIARHPQRPYTLDHIEALTDDFTELRGDRKFGDDRSIVGGLAQFAGGRFGYRDRTVMIMGHQKGRDTKERKYRRFGMPNPEGYRKAERLMKMAAKFGKPVVVLLDTPGAYPGMGAEERGQAEAIAHNLFEMARLETPVVVVVIGEGASGGALGVGLGDRTLMLENAWYSVIAPESCSQILWRSWDHKEDAAQALKLTATDLTEVDIVDEIVPEPVGGAHRDPAKTYQAVGAAVADALDELEDLDPQALLDQRLEKFDALGAYESAEPMTASA, translated from the coding sequence ATGGCCGACGACGAACATCTGCTCGACTTCGAGAAGCCGCTCGTCGAGCTCGAGGACAAGCTTACCGAGATGCGGGAGCTTAACGCGGAGACGCAGGACGATCTTTCCAACGAGATCGAGGCGTTGGAAGAACGGGTGGAGCAGCTCCGGACCTCCATCTACCGCAACCTGACGCGGTGGCAGCGGGTGCAGATTGCTCGCCATCCGCAGCGCCCCTACACGTTGGATCACATCGAGGCGCTGACGGACGACTTCACGGAGCTGCGCGGGGATCGGAAGTTTGGTGACGACCGATCGATCGTTGGGGGGCTGGCGCAGTTTGCGGGGGGGCGTTTTGGCTACCGCGACCGCACCGTGATGATCATGGGGCACCAGAAGGGGCGGGACACCAAAGAACGGAAGTACCGCCGCTTCGGCATGCCCAACCCGGAGGGCTACCGCAAGGCGGAGCGGCTGATGAAAATGGCCGCCAAGTTTGGGAAACCGGTCGTCGTGCTCCTCGACACGCCCGGCGCATACCCGGGCATGGGGGCCGAAGAGCGCGGACAGGCCGAGGCCATCGCGCACAATCTCTTTGAGATGGCGCGCCTGGAGACGCCGGTAGTGGTCGTCGTCATCGGGGAGGGGGCCTCCGGGGGCGCCCTGGGCGTCGGGCTGGGCGACCGCACCTTGATGCTCGAAAACGCCTGGTACTCGGTGATCGCGCCGGAGAGCTGCTCGCAAATCCTGTGGCGCTCGTGGGACCACAAGGAGGATGCGGCACAGGCCCTCAAGCTCACGGCCACGGACCTGACGGAGGTGGACATCGTCGATGAGATTGTCCCTGAGCCCGTCGGCGGGGCGCACCGCGACCCGGCGAAGACCTACCAGGCCGTCGGGGCGGCCGTCGCTGACGCCCTTGATGAACTCGAAGACCTCGATCCGCAGGCGCTGCTCGACCAGCGGCTCGAAAAATTCGACGCCCTGGGCGCCTACGAGTCGGCCGAGCCCATGACCGCCTCCGCGTAG
- a CDS encoding acetoin utilization protein AcuC — translation MATFLFHDRYLDYHFGPQHPFSPVRQEMTMDLLETLGVPLDPVAPPVATREEVRRVHGERFVEKVEAASDGTPPPQARSFGLNTGDVPVFENMDAAARGLVGGTLHAGRLIAEGDATRVLQFGGGLHHAHRARASGFCVYNDLSVAIDALREQGLRVAYVDVDVHHGDGVQHLHDEDPGVLTVSLHETGRSLFPGTGHVEEIGEGAGRGFSLNVPLAPYTETDSYLDAFEHVVPYALQHFQPDVIVAQCGADAHFEDPLADLLLTTQAYETIFRRLLALSDDHAEGRLLCTLGGGYRLDAVSRIWALLALTMMDRELPETLPDAWCERWQARLDDPLTPTLHDPDRDFNVERRSSIEDRNRRTSEQALEQVASCWNYA, via the coding sequence ATGGCCACGTTCCTCTTCCACGACCGCTACCTCGACTACCATTTCGGGCCCCAGCACCCTTTCAGCCCCGTCCGACAGGAGATGACGATGGACCTCTTGGAGACGCTCGGGGTCCCCTTGGACCCGGTGGCCCCCCCGGTAGCGACCCGCGAAGAGGTGCGGCGGGTCCACGGCGAGCGGTTCGTGGAGAAGGTCGAGGCCGCGTCGGACGGCACGCCCCCCCCACAGGCGCGGTCCTTTGGCCTGAACACGGGCGACGTGCCGGTCTTCGAAAACATGGACGCCGCGGCCCGTGGCCTGGTGGGCGGGACGCTCCATGCAGGCCGGCTGATCGCCGAGGGGGACGCGACCCGCGTGCTCCAGTTTGGCGGCGGCCTTCACCACGCCCACCGGGCCCGGGCCTCCGGGTTTTGCGTATACAACGACCTGTCGGTGGCCATCGACGCGCTGCGCGAGCAGGGGCTTCGCGTTGCCTACGTGGACGTGGACGTGCACCACGGGGATGGCGTCCAGCATCTGCACGACGAAGACCCCGGGGTGCTCACGGTTAGCCTCCACGAAACGGGCCGGTCTCTTTTCCCGGGCACCGGACACGTTGAAGAGATTGGCGAGGGGGCCGGCCGGGGCTTCTCGCTGAACGTCCCGCTGGCCCCGTATACCGAGACGGACAGCTACCTGGACGCCTTCGAGCACGTGGTGCCCTACGCCCTGCAGCATTTCCAGCCGGACGTGATCGTAGCGCAGTGCGGGGCCGATGCCCACTTCGAGGACCCGCTGGCCGACCTCCTTCTCACCACGCAGGCCTACGAAACGATCTTTCGCCGCCTCCTGGCCCTGTCCGACGACCACGCGGAGGGGCGGCTTCTCTGCACCCTCGGCGGCGGATACCGGCTCGACGCGGTCTCCCGCATCTGGGCCCTCCTCGCGCTGACCATGATGGACCGTGAATTGCCGGAGACGCTGCCCGACGCATGGTGTGAGCGGTGGCAGGCGCGTCTCGACGATCCGCTCACGCCCACCCTCCACGATCCCGACCGCGACTTCAACGTAGAGCGGCGGTCTTCGATCGAGGACCGCAACCGCCGCACGAGCGAGCAGGCCCTGGAGCAGGTGGCGTCGTGCTGGAACTACGCGTAG
- a CDS encoding TIGR02757 family protein: MATLDALREYLDTLVDQHERPAFIDDDPISIPHAFDAPRDQEVIGLYAALLAWGRRDVMLRKLEELCERMGHAPYRFVRTFDPETDAEALDGFVHRTFQPIDAVWLTTNLSTALDQHETIEGLFAAHRPDDPDESPVATMLQGVSTTLLTIDNDTPRRLRKHLARPEAGSACKRLNMYLRWMVRPGPVDLNLWSVLDPSDLMLPVDVHVGRQARALGLLERKSNDWTAVRRLTAICRHFCAPDPARYDFAFFGVGAQDESLDARFTGANRVDGSSLPTPR; this comes from the coding sequence GTGGCCACCCTCGACGCCCTCCGCGAGTACCTCGACACGCTCGTCGATCAGCACGAGCGCCCTGCCTTTATCGACGACGACCCGATTTCTATTCCCCACGCCTTCGACGCCCCCCGTGACCAGGAGGTAATCGGGCTCTACGCGGCGTTGCTGGCCTGGGGCCGCCGCGACGTGATGCTTCGCAAGCTCGAAGAGTTGTGCGAACGGATGGGCCACGCTCCCTACCGCTTCGTGCGAACGTTTGACCCGGAGACCGACGCGGAGGCCCTCGATGGGTTCGTCCACCGCACCTTTCAACCCATCGATGCGGTCTGGTTGACCACCAACCTGAGCACCGCCCTCGACCAACACGAGACCATTGAGGGCCTGTTCGCGGCCCACCGTCCCGACGACCCGGACGAGTCACCTGTGGCGACGATGCTACAGGGCGTGAGCACCACCCTCCTCACGATCGACAACGACACCCCGCGGCGTCTCCGTAAGCACCTAGCCCGGCCCGAGGCCGGCAGCGCCTGCAAGCGGCTCAACATGTATCTCCGCTGGATGGTACGGCCGGGCCCCGTCGACCTCAACCTGTGGTCGGTGCTGGATCCGTCCGATCTGATGCTGCCGGTGGACGTGCACGTGGGGCGACAGGCTCGGGCGCTCGGGCTGCTGGAGCGGAAAAGTAACGACTGGACGGCAGTTCGGCGCCTCACGGCCATCTGCCGGCACTTCTGCGCGCCGGACCCCGCCCGATACGACTTCGCGTTCTTCGGGGTGGGGGCTCAGGACGAGTCGTTGGACGCGCGCTTCACGGGGGCCAACCGGGTCGACGGGAGCTCCTTGCCCACGCCCCGGTAG
- the sppA gene encoding signal peptide peptidase SppA translates to MRFLSTLAASVIGTLVALGLIVFFFVFFFFAVSLSANQTPTVQPGSVLTVPLSGDIPERVTNDPFQKAFGSGPSFDLRALQTALRKASTDSRVEAVWLRTQGISADWATLEEARQAVVHARENGLPVLASSDEFGMTEKDYFLASAADSVFTAPQSAFQYNGFGTTVTFFDGALQRLEVEPQLIRAGKYKSAGEPFVRSDLSEPNREQLTALLETTNERFMTAVSEARGLSTEALNRLAEEDALLSSSAALDENLVDGLRYEDEVRDQLRDLVDAPLSGDVPTVSIDDYQGVSAESAGQSYTGNGQVDIVYAEGNIVVGDPDGQSPIGGSQALGSTTLTEALETARTSSRTKAVVVRVNSPGGSAAASEAMWRAVKRTADEKPVIVSMGDVAASGGYYLAAGADSIMADPTTTTGSIGVFGILFNAEGLFEEKLGVTFDGVRTGPYADLYSTTKPLSPDERRLVGGSIDQTYDTFLQRVADARNMDVEAVDEVAQGRVWSGRDAKEVGLVDTTGTLADAVAMAGTAADLGDGPYRTRALPQPKTIVQRFSEQFAAQARQTWRSATTNVLERKLWRQKQMFDRMVGTHGSIQARLPFEPKIE, encoded by the coding sequence ATGCGCTTCTTGTCCACCCTCGCCGCCAGTGTGATCGGGACCCTCGTTGCGCTGGGGCTCATCGTCTTCTTTTTTGTCTTCTTCTTTTTTGCCGTTTCCCTCTCGGCCAACCAGACGCCGACCGTCCAGCCCGGCTCCGTCCTCACGGTGCCCCTGTCCGGCGACATCCCGGAGCGTGTGACCAACGATCCCTTTCAGAAGGCTTTCGGGAGCGGGCCGAGTTTTGACCTCCGCGCCCTTCAGACCGCGCTCCGGAAGGCCAGCACCGACTCCCGCGTCGAGGCCGTCTGGCTGCGAACACAGGGGATCAGTGCCGACTGGGCCACGCTCGAAGAGGCGCGGCAGGCCGTCGTGCACGCCCGTGAGAACGGCCTCCCGGTTCTCGCGTCCAGCGATGAGTTCGGCATGACGGAGAAGGACTACTTTCTGGCCAGCGCCGCCGATAGTGTCTTTACGGCCCCACAATCCGCATTCCAGTACAACGGCTTCGGGACGACGGTGACCTTCTTCGACGGCGCCCTGCAGCGCCTCGAGGTGGAGCCGCAACTCATCCGGGCCGGGAAATACAAGAGCGCCGGGGAGCCCTTCGTACGCTCAGACCTGTCGGAGCCGAACCGCGAGCAGCTTACCGCCCTGCTGGAAACGACGAACGAGCGGTTCATGACGGCCGTCTCAGAGGCACGGGGGCTCTCGACCGAGGCCCTCAACCGCCTCGCCGAGGAGGATGCTCTTCTCAGCTCCTCGGCCGCCCTGGATGAGAATCTCGTTGATGGGCTCCGCTACGAGGATGAAGTGCGGGACCAGCTCCGCGACCTCGTGGATGCCCCGCTGTCGGGCGACGTGCCCACCGTGTCCATCGACGATTACCAAGGGGTATCGGCCGAGAGTGCGGGACAGTCGTACACCGGAAATGGGCAGGTCGACATCGTGTACGCGGAGGGCAATATCGTCGTCGGAGACCCGGACGGCCAGTCCCCCATCGGGGGCTCCCAGGCGTTGGGCTCCACGACCCTGACGGAGGCGCTGGAGACCGCACGGACCAGCTCTCGCACGAAGGCCGTCGTGGTCCGGGTCAACTCGCCGGGCGGCAGCGCCGCGGCGTCGGAGGCAATGTGGCGCGCCGTGAAACGCACCGCCGACGAAAAGCCGGTCATCGTGTCGATGGGGGACGTGGCCGCCTCAGGGGGATACTACCTCGCTGCGGGCGCGGACTCCATCATGGCGGACCCCACCACCACGACTGGATCCATCGGGGTGTTTGGCATACTCTTCAACGCGGAGGGGCTCTTTGAGGAAAAGCTCGGCGTCACCTTCGACGGCGTGCGCACCGGCCCCTACGCCGACCTCTACTCCACCACGAAGCCCCTGAGCCCGGACGAGCGGCGGCTCGTGGGCGGCTCCATCGACCAGACGTACGACACCTTCCTCCAGCGCGTGGCCGACGCCCGAAACATGGACGTAGAGGCGGTCGATGAGGTGGCGCAGGGCCGCGTGTGGTCGGGGCGGGACGCCAAGGAGGTTGGCCTCGTCGACACGACCGGGACGCTCGCGGATGCCGTGGCGATGGCGGGCACGGCCGCGGACCTCGGGGATGGCCCCTACCGGACGCGCGCCCTCCCCCAGCCGAAAACCATCGTGCAGCGCTTCAGCGAGCAGTTCGCCGCTCAGGCGCGGCAGACGTGGCGGTCCGCCACGACGAATGTCCTCGAGCGCAAGCTCTGGCGCCAGAAGCAGATGTTCGACCGCATGGTGGGCACGCACGGTTCGATCCAGGCCCGGCTTCCGTTTGAGCCCAAAATCGAGTAG
- a CDS encoding nucleotide exchange factor GrpE, translated as MSADPNDGRPMTNDSSPNADDSSSADPADEETPASDPPDDIEALTGEVEALRDEVEGLKEERDELNERLLRKAAELENVRRRMDREKKRRHVAGKETVLESMLEVLDDFERSLDAAQDLDVSDDPESAYETLKGGVEMVYRKFQDQLQSLGVEPIEAEGQPFDEQLHEAMMRQPSDDVEPGNVLQEVQKGYTMGDRVLRHSRVVVAAEPSESSSAANSA; from the coding sequence GTGAGTGCAGACCCGAACGACGGTCGTCCGATGACGAACGACTCGTCCCCAAACGCCGACGACTCCTCCTCCGCCGACCCTGCCGACGAGGAGACCCCCGCCTCCGATCCGCCCGATGACATCGAGGCCCTCACGGGCGAGGTAGAGGCCCTCCGCGACGAGGTGGAGGGGCTGAAGGAGGAACGCGACGAACTGAACGAGCGCCTGCTCCGGAAAGCGGCGGAGCTCGAAAATGTGCGTCGCCGCATGGACCGGGAGAAGAAGCGCCGCCACGTGGCCGGAAAGGAGACGGTGCTCGAATCGATGCTCGAGGTGCTCGATGACTTTGAACGCTCCCTCGATGCAGCTCAGGACCTTGACGTGTCCGACGATCCGGAATCGGCCTACGAGACGCTCAAGGGAGGGGTGGAGATGGTGTACCGCAAGTTTCAGGACCAGCTTCAGTCCCTCGGTGTGGAACCGATTGAGGCGGAGGGGCAGCCGTTCGACGAGCAGCTGCACGAGGCGATGATGCGGCAGCCGTCCGACGACGTCGAGCCGGGCAACGTCCTGCAAGAGGTGCAGAAGGGCTACACGATGGGGGACCGTGTGCTCCGTCACAGCCGGGTTGTCGTGGCCGCCGAGCCGTCAGAAAGCAGCAGTGCGGCCAACTCCGCATAG